atttttttattctttgtgtGAACCGATCTATGCAGTCTGATTTCTCATTTCGTTCAAATATCATACACTTTTGTTTTGGGAATTAGATTCCCAACACAACATTTGGCTTGCGATTTCTCtacaattattatcatttttttaaatatctgaCTGATATTTCTTCCCTTTTTGTGTGCTAAAGATGTTTCAACTGATGGAAAATGGTGCTACATATTATTCTGGGTGGTTGGAAAACCAAACACAAGGTGGAATTTGTTGCACAAGAGACTGATGGAGGTCTGTCCTTCGTGTTCCTCTGCCTCAGGGATTAGCTATTACAAACCAGAATTTCAGCAGCAACCAAAGCCACCGGATGTGTTCCTCTTGAAGTTCTGGTGTTTTTATGACCGGAAAGGTCTATTACAtggtaattttttcttttccggTAATTCTCGCCAAAATAATTAGGTTTgagtgtttttaaataattaggtTTGAGTCTTTCTCATTGCTAATTTTCAAATACATCGGAACATGCTTAATCTTTTGCATACTTATCTTGGAATCCAATTGACTATAAAAATGGACATGGTCCCCTCGCTAAAGGAGTTGGGATGATGTCTGTTTTCTTTTGAGTTGAAAGTGAAAGGTTATGGACAAGGAGAAAGGGCATGGACATGCCTGCAGGGATGAAGTTGTGATGCATGTACTATTATTAGTATTACTATTATcaggataatattttttatttctggtAAATTTTTCGTCATCTCAATTTCCTAGTACACTCGGTTCTGATGTTGATGATTATGAAAATTAGAGTTACATATTTGATTTGAACTTCTTTTTTCCCCCTCCGGTAGATGTAACCGAGGTTCTTTGTGAGCTGGAGCTTACAATAAAGAGAGTGAAGGTATCAACTGCCCCAGATGGGAGAGTGATGGACCTCTTTTTCGTCACAGACACCAGGTTTGTCGTTCTTGACATGTAACTGTAGTGCTACGTTTCTGCttctcttttcccttttctctttcctatTTGTGTGTTTGATTTATGGGCAATGAAAAGAGACTTTGGAACCTAGTTACCTAACTTTGTGCAGAGTGACAAGTTATGGGATTCCAAGTTGgcctttcttttcttgttgtcATGGCAACCAAGCAAAGTATTGGTGAAATTAATGCTAATGATCGCTACTGGTGCATGACATGTGCTTTGTGATGGCAATGGGTGAGGCAATGGTAAAATATAGTAACATTGTGGATCACCTCATGCCTATAACAAAAAAATCTTGATGCATCTCATCTCTAGAGTACAAAGCTTATATGACCAAATGATTGGGACTGGTTCAGGTAATTGGAGACAGTAGAGAAAGGCAAGTTGAGGAGTTAAATAATTTGACCATTGACGCTTGGGGCAAGGGCATAAGGCAAATCCAAAGTGGGAGATCCCATTTCCATAATGGGTTGTTAGAATAGTCAATAAACTGAGGCAAAACATTTAATAATCTGATTGCCAATTTTATGATTGGTGGGGAGTTTTCAACTGCAGTCCAAGTATGTAGTGGCAGCCCGCATGCACTGGGGGACTGCTTTTGATTATGTTGGTGCAAGGATTTATAGACAACTGGGGATCATTATTGGATGCACTTGCTTCCTAGCACACCCTAAATTACACTTGTGACACCAATATCAATTCTAGATTAAATTTTACTCGTATCTCTTGATATCCATAAGCTTTTAACTTATCCTATGTTTGTTTCTTAGAAAATTCGAGTGAAaatacaagggaaagaaaatggagagaaaaaaatagaaggaaataatCCGATTATTTCCATAATGGGTTGTTAGAATAGTCAATAAACTGAGGCAAAACATTTAATAATCCGATTGCCAATTTTATGATTGGTGGGGAGTTTTCAACTGCAGTCCAAGTATGTAGTGGCAGCCCGCATGCACTGGGGGACTGCTTTTGATTATGTTGGTGCAAGGATTTATAGACAACTGGGGATCATTATTGGATGCACTTGCTTCCTAGCACACCCTAAATTACACTTGTGACACCAATATCAATTCTAGATTAAATTTTACTCGTATCTCTTGATATCCATAAGCTTTTAACTTATCCTATGTTTGTTTCTTAGAAAATTCGAGTgaaaatacaagagaaagaaaatggagagaaaaaaatagaaggaaataaaaggtgaggaaaatgaaaaataaatttaaacttgataaattatttttgtatgctTCTTCAAGCTCAtttaacttctttttcttctatataatgattaaataatttgaaaatacataagtttctatctaattttacttatatttaatcttctttcgtattttccatggtaaaccaaacatgataaaattattttgcttattgttatttatttttccttttcttagaactttctagaaaccaaacatagttaaGTGTCACCGGGATTCCAGACATTTGTTGAGAAAGGTCAAACTTTGTCCAAATTTCATCACAATCTTTAATATGACAATAattgctttgatttttttttttcttaaaaggtTAGATGTTTGATTTCTTACACTCAGATTTTGAGATAACCATGTATAAAATCAACAGTTATTGGATTTTGCTTCTGATATTTAATTCAGATTCTGTTTTGCACTTGATTATAGAAATGAACTTCATACTAAGAAGAGACAGGAAGATACAATCCATCGTCTGAAAGCTGTGTTAGGGGATGCCATGATGAGTGTTGAGATTGAATTGTCTGGCCCAGAGGTTACTGCATGTTCACAGGGCTCTTCATTTCTTCCTCCTGCGATCACTGAAGAAATCTTCAGTTTAGAGTTGCCTAATGAACGCTCGAATGGATCTGCTGCCTCCAACAGTTTATCTGTTACAATGGACAATTCCCTCAGTCCCTCTCACACACTCATTCAAATCATCTGTCAGGATCACAAAGGTCTCATTTATGATATCATGAGAACCCTGAAGGATTATAACATCCAGGTATATAGACTTTAAACTAGATAGAACttgttcattaattttttttatcaattatacCAATTATTTGCATAAGCGATCATCTTTTCGAGGAATAGGCAGTGCATTATGCTGTGTGATCGGTTTTTGAAGATTGTGCGGGTTTTGCTTACTGTAAAAGTTCCCTATGTACTGCCCCTTTTTTTCTCTCGGTGATTTTCCAATTTGTTTCTGATAATTTTCATGTTCAAAATATGTGGTTGGTCAGACTTCTTATGGGCGATTCTCTGCAAATGCAAAGGGTATGTGTGAAGCAGACTTGCTTGTGATGCAAGTGGATGGGAAGAAGATAGTCGATCCAAATAAGCGAAATGCTCTATCCTCTCGGTTGAGAATGGAGCTCTTCCGTCCTCTTAGAGTGGCTGTGCGGAGCAGGGGGCCTGATACTGAGCTGCTGGTAGCAAACCCTGTTGAACTGTCTGGCAGGGGCAGGCCGCTTGTTTTTTACGACATCACTCTTGCTCTAAAGCTTCTcaacatccaaatattttcGGTACCAACTCTGATCTAATTCATTAATCGTCTTACATGAAATATTATGCTATCCTACCCAATCTAACTGGACCTTTTTCATTTCCTCAGGTGGAGATAGCGAGACACATGATCCAGGATCGGGAGTGGGAAGTATACAGAATCCTACTGGATGAAGGGGATGGTTTTTGTGTGTCAAGAAACAAGATTGAGGAGGGTGTGAGAAAGAAGTTGATGGGTTGGGAGTAGAATCCAATACTAGATTATCATGTTAGTGCTCGCTTCCTTCTATCACTGTACAGCTTACTGTGGTTAGCGGGTTTAGTGTAGCTCTCAGCTAATGTGTAGATATCATATCACATGTAAATCATGAGTTGCGTCTGTGAAATAGTGGGCTGTTTAATCCCCTTCCCCCCCACCCCATCCATTTCATGTTGTATTTAGTATTTACTGTCATCATCTCCAATGGTTCTTGCTTTCTTCTTTCCACAAATTGCATATACGTATTATATCTTCGACTTATGACTGTCACGGTCGATTGTTAATTCGAGCTCAACCTGAATTAAGAAACAAATGATTCAGCTCCAACCCCAATTGAGTTTGAGACTTAAAGATGAGAATCAGACCAAGTTTCAGGGCCCCTGCTTGGAATATCATAACCAGTATTGAGTTGTTGAAATCATCTGTCAAGGTATCACAATCCAGAGAGAAGGGTTGTTGGAAGTCTCTTTCCCTTTCTGAGTAAATATCTCAAGGAGGTCAACCTTGAACAGTCTACTTGCCTTCCGTTACTGATCCAGCTACCCTTAAAAGTGAAAATGGCTTGTTTGGACCACACGCTTTTGCTTTCATAAAAAGGCGACATTCTAGTTTTGTCCCTAAGCAATTTGGTATTGATCTTCCAATACCAAAAGAGTTCTTTCCCCATATTACAAATAAAGTAAAGTCTAAACTTTACTTTAATATGGAAATTTAATGatttgataatagttttttataatggttttatattgaaaatagaatgtttttaaataacggttttttaattttttagaattattttcgaaaacggTTATCAAACAGTCTTAAATTTTGATatcttataatatattttataattaaaaaagtatttagtttttaattttaattttataatatagtttatattttttggttttgaacTAATATTTCATGTATTAGGAAAttctattttaacttatttttttatttaataatcagtGGAAACCCGTGAGAATCTGAATGGTTGGGACGTGGATGGATAGTTTTCAATATGAACCAAGTATTCCATTGGACGCGAATCGGATGCGTCGATAGACACCTTTCAACCCGCACAAAGTTGTAAAGATTAGGAAAAAGAGGAGAAGCTGTgcagaaaaggaaataaagcaTGGGAATCGAAGGATGGAGTGTTCAAATAAAATAGAGCAACCCAGCGGAGGATGTGTTCaaatcaaagaaatcaatgCCAACTCATGGATCCACGAAAACCAAATTTGCCTCATCGTATCTATCTTAAGATGGAATCAGAAATAATAATGCCAAATTTGTAATAAGATACTCTAAGATAAAATGCAATAAACAGAGGTCTTTATATTCATTTGCATCGGTTTTTAACACTATATAAGTATAAGTTTCTTCtaatcatgtagatattttttaaagttacgaagatctatcatataaatatcttttaaagtGGTGAAGGTCTCTTGGGTCTAAATtaggataatatttatatgattaggAGCAGGTCTTCACAAATAGTATCAAAGTCGAACTCTATTCCGATATAGTGCTTTGTTTAATCCCGTgagaagttttgaaaaaattttatttggaccCTTGTGCATATAGGTACAAATGGTCCAATACAAATAAGAATTTTTAGGAACATTTGACCTCACAATCTATCGGGATAGAATAAGGATATACATGAGGGGtgattgtaatattttatatggaaTAAAAGAGAGTTTCTAACGTTATTTAAAATCGTGAAAGCCTCTTGGTCAGATAATATTTATCCGATTGGAACGTTTTTTATTTAGAacagataatatttatatgattgagagtgattaattatttttataaaattttaaaaatatttttttaaaaaataaaaaataacttttaatattttttttatgagaaaaactCACTTTAAGTCATCATGCCCGTTGAACTctttatttcaagtatttttttagttatattttattatttttcataactaaaaatataagacttttcaaatatctggtgatttttttaatatcttggGCAAAAAAAGGGTAAATTTCAAATATCGTAGCAAAAAATCACATATCAATTGTCATGCAAGTGAAACGTCAAATCCAACCACATCTTGTCCCTACCCTTAGGCCTCAGCTGACACGCGGCTAATGCCCAGACGAGGAATCATAGAAACGGATTCGGGAGAGAAATGGAGAGAATGATTGCGGTATCACAGTTCCACCTCGTCTCTATTCCACACATCCGGGCACAAACGGAGAGACCTCCATCGAGGCCCACCACTGGCTCAGACTCGTCTCCATCTTCTCTCCCGCCGTACCGACAGGGAGTAGCAGATAAGGCCGGAGGTGAAACTCTTTGAGACCCGAGACCTCACTCGAATAGAGCGCATAGACCGCATGGGCGATCACGCGCGGCGCCACCCTGTGGAGTATTCCAGAAAAATGTCTGGTAATCGGAAAACATTTtcgtgtttttatttttaaaatgggaaaatatttttatatattttttttgttattagtataaaatatgattttttttagataacatttagttgtttttattttttaaggattattttaaaaattaattatataaatatgaagaatgtttaaaaataaaacattaaatataaaaattattttaaaaatatatttaaaaacaaattaaaaatattttatgtttttaaaccagtttttgttttacaaaatatcaaagtacaattttaaaattattctcaaatattattttttgaaatgatttttagaaacaattgtAAAATAAAACCCAAGGATCTGTTTGATAATCGCTGGTGTTGTGCCAATTGGATACAGATCTGTCTAGCTTCATTGGAACCAAACAAACTTCTTTCTTGCACAAAAGGACACGCCTATCCAAAGCTTAAGTCAGAAATTAGCAAGGATGAATCCAACTATTTTGGATGGCTATGTACACACATACCTTTTTCATACTTCTCGATGGGTTTTTATAGACACCATCGTCACAACGTTGATTGTGCATTCATACCTTTCTTACAATGATTATTTTCATTAGGGCGAATTACAAGTCTTAATAAGACGGTCAACGCCTTCACCTTAACGCGAATTGGGTAATCATACCAAACAAGAGCTATTGACTAGTGTCATTTATTGGTTGTCGTGCAAAAATCTTAGACCATGTAGTTCACTGTGCATTTACATTTGTCAATGTTGCTAATTGCATGTAACAACTAATTGACACTAATTTTTGGGTGTAAATGTTGTCTAGTTTGTCGCTCAAGCATCGGGTGTGATTAATCATGCATTCAATGCCTGGAAACTTTGGTTTAGTTGGTTTGTCTGTCTGGAAGTCCCACTCGGCTTGGTCTGTCCACTTCATCTGACATTGAGGAAGAATAAAATTTCACCTCTTACACCAGACAGACCTTATCTTGGTCCAAACGGATTGATCCCAAAAGGATTATCTACTTACCTTGGACAACCAAAGGGTCTTGAGTTTGGGAAAGACACGTGGAGGAAAGCCTCCCACAATGCCCCCTAATCTGTCTGTCTCTATCCAGTAAAGTAGTTGACAGGCTGAGGTATAACAAATTATCtgttttttcaagtttttgggCGTCAAGGAATGCGtgtctcttggaactttaatgaTGGGTCAAATTGATTGAAGTAGGTTATCAGACGTCGTGTCCCTTCATTAGCTTTGGTAAGTGCTGCCATGCGGCGTGTCTCTTGGGCTACCTAGGTTTTTAATCCCTATAAATAGCAAGGTTCCACACATTTAGGTCACCTTTTGGCTTTCTCTTGTTTAGAGTTCTTTTTCCTCCATTGTTTTTTCGTTGTCACTACGTTTTCCACCAGTTACTCTCCTTTGTCATCATCATCGCCGACAATTGGTTTGCTATCAGAGGATTTCTTTTACGCTAGAGAGCGTTTTAGTCTTAACTTTGGTAAGCTTTCTATTGCCTACTCATTTCTTTGTTGTGTTTGTTATTGTTCCTTGGATTGTGTTGGTCTTGCTTGTTTAGAGAGAAAATGGACATATCATTGTCTAGATTTAGGGTTTCTCGATTTCGTTGTtcattctttttgtttgtttaggAAAGAGATGAACGTGTTAATGTCTAGAATTGGGTCTTTTCAGTCTTCCCACTTGCTCCTGTGTCATCATTGTATTTATGTCATCAACCCATTCTTTTTGTTGTCGTCACAATGGTGCGATGTGCACAATTTTTTCTCTATCGTCAGCAAAAGAGcttgttttgtaagttttcgTAGCCAAATCTGTGTAGGCTTGGACTATAGATCGTCTAGGTTTATTCATATATTGTTGAGGCAATGTTGAACAACAAATGGGTTGAGTGATTGGTTCTGATAACTACGTTGATTCATATAGGTTTCCACACGGCCTAGATCTACTTAGTTTTATGGAAAGAGGAGAAGTTATTTCTACCAGTGGAAGGCCTTAGTAGGGTGGACGAAAAAAATATTAGAGTCGGGCGCCTCAAACCGAACCATCTAGTTGGTGTCCTGATTGAATGGGAATGACTTTCATTCCCATGAGGTAACTTACCATTTGATGGTACGTAGAAGGAATGGTTTTCATTCTATGAAGCCATGCATGTCTTATAATGGCATTGCATGGAGACAAATCATCGACCACCGAGAATCGCACGTTTAATGTGATCGGGTCGGCTTGGACAAGCAACACAACATCACCTAGGGAGGTTGTTGTAGCTCCATTGAATCCGGACAACAGACGTCCTGGGTTCTTTAGGGTGGATGGCAAGTAACCCATTTGCTTGTAGATCGACATTTGTAAGAGGTTAGCTAAACTACCCGGGTCAATTAGGATTCTCCTCACG
This DNA window, taken from Vitis riparia cultivar Riparia Gloire de Montpellier isolate 1030 chromosome 13, EGFV_Vit.rip_1.0, whole genome shotgun sequence, encodes the following:
- the LOC117929288 gene encoding ACT domain-containing protein ACR10-like, whose amino-acid sequence is MGILYDYEDVVLIRQAEKPGDPAEITVNCPDKTGLGCDLCRIILQFGLSITRGDVSTDGKWCYILFWVVGKPNTRWNLLHKRLMEVCPSCSSASGISYYKPEFQQQPKPPDVFLLKFWCFYDRKGLLHDVTEVLCELELTIKRVKVSTAPDGRVMDLFFVTDTRNELHTKKRQEDTIHRLKAVLGDAMMSVEIELSGPEVTACSQGSSFLPPAITEEIFSLELPNERSNGSAASNSLSVTMDNSLSPSHTLIQIICQDHKGLIYDIMRTLKDYNIQTSYGRFSANAKGMCEADLLVMQVDGKKIVDPNKRNALSSRLRMELFRPLRVAVRSRGPDTELLVANPVELSGRGRPLVFYDITLALKLLNIQIFSVEIARHMIQDREWEVYRILLDEGDGFCVSRNKIEEGVRKKLMGWE